One Miscanthus floridulus cultivar M001 unplaced genomic scaffold, ASM1932011v1 os_1664_1_2, whole genome shotgun sequence DNA window includes the following coding sequences:
- the LOC136534202 gene encoding protein FAR1-RELATED SEQUENCE 5-like — protein sequence MEKELIATFNKVNLLDRKIMAVLSYIRGDVTPYNKKHISNEKTKINKATSDNDMQQVYDWFSKKQAEDPMFFYKFSIDENNKVKNIFKSNGTSRRYYEEFGDCISFDTTYNTNKYSLKFAPIVRITGHGDNCLFGCAFIMDETTETFEWLFQTMLTCMGGKHPKTIITDQDLGMKAAIRNILLDTIHRNCFFHIMKKVQEKGGRIFSLERNKKLHDDLFDILRNSLTETEFEYLCKKLPQTYDVGGFRYLDDMWSNRENFVPCYFKKHFFPFINSTARSEGTNALFKLDVTPRYSIMRFMNEFQRISDTTEKNQAEQDFETRSMPWLSTAYEFERQAARLYNIKIFFKFQKELILATKYEAQELQKDKVYAVLKLEYHRQFEFRTRRYIVIVDLTQKTIDVYVANLKKMEMLTTPINSSSASAASKPKKGKVKN from the coding sequence ATGGAGAAGGAACTTATTGCAACATTCAACAAAGTGAACCTACTAGATAGGAAGATTATGGCAGTCCTATCTTATATAAGAGGGGATGTCACTCCATACAACAAGAAACATATCAGCAACGAGAAGACAAAGATAAATAAGGCAACATCGGATAATGACATGCAGCAAGTGTATGACTGGTTCTCTAAGAAACAGGCTGAGGACCCAATGTTCTTCTACAAGTTTTCCATAGATGAAAACAACAAagtgaaaaacattttcaagtcTAATGGTACAAGCAGAAGGTACTATGAGGAATTTGGAGATTGCATCAGTTTTGATACAACCTACAACACAAACAAGTACTCCCTCAAGTTTGCACCAATTGTTCGTATTACAGGTCATGGGGACAATTGCCTGTTTGGCTGCGCTTTCATAATGGATGAAACTACAGAAACTTTTGAGTGGTTGTTTCAGACAATGCTGACTTGTATGGGAGGAAAGCACCCTAAAACTATAATCACTGACCAGGACCTAGGAATGAAGGCTGCTATCAGAAACATTCTACTGGACACTATTCATCGGAACTGCTTCTTCCACATTATGAAGAAAGTTCAGGAGAAAGGTGGCAGGATATTTTCATTGGAAAGGAATAAGAAGCTACATGACGATCTCTTTGACATTCTTAGGAACTCATTGACCGAAACAGAGTTTGAGTACTTGTGCAAGAAGTTGCCACAAACATACGATGTCGGTGGCTTCAGATACCTTGATGACATGTGGTCTAATAGGGAAAATTTTGTTCCATGTTACTTCAAGAAGCATTTCTTCCCTTTCATCAACTCTACAGCGAGAAGTGAAGGCACAAATGCATTATTCAAACTGGATGTCACACCAAGGTATAGTATTATGAGATTTATGAATGAGTTCCAAAGAATTTCAGATACAACAGAAAAGAATCAAGCAGAACAGGACTTTGAAACCAGATCAATGCCTTGGTTGAGTACGGCATATGAGTTCGAAAGGCAGGCTGCAAGGTTGTACAACATAAAGATATTCTTCAAGTTTCAAAAGGAGCTCATATTGGCAACAAAGTATGAGGCTCAAGAACTCCAGAAAGATAAAGTTTATGCAGTGTTAAAATTAGAGTACCATAGGCAGTTTGAGTTCAGAACAAGGAGATACATTGTGATAGTAGACTTGACACAGAAAACTATAGATGTCTATGTTGCAAATTTGAAAAAGATG